From Uloborus diversus isolate 005 chromosome 8, Udiv.v.3.1, whole genome shotgun sequence, a single genomic window includes:
- the LOC129227732 gene encoding N-acylneuraminate-9-phosphatase-like translates to MGPNKFQDVTVILFDLDNTLINTKGADRLACEQVFQYLQNCNVRRSTAREAVDKFYSFVRETPQDPSNEDGDVDAWRLMLWKQALGPGLSARASTAYAIWKEIRTRHLCLGAELEDLLLELRKCYKLGLITNGPSSAQWDKIRRVNASNYFDVIIVSGDVKHAKPSPAIFEEAFRRLDASSLECVMVGDRLDTDIKGAMKANCAVTVWVSDSDASLEDVHPKPDFKVSHVREILDLLPESKGFSSLCKNRTLGVFHSLRDDAQQWRKDH, encoded by the exons ATGGGACCTAATAAATTTCAAGATGTTACTGTTATTTTATTCGATTTAGACAACACTTTGATTAATACTAAAGGAGCTGATCGTCTGGCCTGTGAACag GTCTTTCAGTACCTCCAGAACTGCAACGTACGTCGTTCTACAGCTCGCGAAGCAGTCGACAAATTCTACAGCTTCGTCCGAGAAACACCCCAAGACCCATCCAACGAAGACGGTGACGTAGATGCTTGGAGACTGATGTTGTGGAAGCAGGCCTTGGGCCCAGGCCTCTCAGCCAGAGCCTCCACGGCCTACGCCATTTGGAAAGAAATCCGAACTCGCCACCTATGTCTGGGTGCCGAACTGGAGGACCTGCTGTTGGAATTACGCAAGTGCTATAAGTTGGGTCTCATTACCAACGGGCCATCGTCCGCCCAGTGGGACAAAATCCGACGGGTTAATGCGTCCAATTACTTTGACGTCATCATTGTGAGTGGTGACGTCAAGCATGCCAAACCAAGCCCAGCCATTTTCGAGGAAGCCTTCAGAAGGCTGGATGCCTCCTCTTTGGAATGTGTTATGGTGGGTGATAGATTGGACACCGATATCAAAGGTGCCATGAAAGCGAACTGTGCTGTGACTGTTTGGGTGAGTGATAGTGATGCCTCCTTAGAAGACGTGCACCCAAAACCAGATTTCAAAGTTTCGCACGTCAGGGAAATTTTGGATCTTCTCCCTGAAAGTAAAGGTTTTTCTTCTTTGTGTAAGAACAGGACATTAGGAGTTTTCCACAGTTTGAGAGATGATGCGCAACAGTGGAGGAAGGATCATTAG